The following are from one region of the Odontesthes bonariensis isolate fOdoBon6 chromosome 12, fOdoBon6.hap1, whole genome shotgun sequence genome:
- the sp3a gene encoding transcription factor Sp3a isoform X1, which yields MTSHAMTAPEQPLKPDDMAALDMDGSQGNFMQQEEGRGNQDTQPSPLDLLATTCTKVGSPSSEVNRGAAKDVTSDPSSQLTETDKWEVLTPTTTVKDESGIIQIQSQGILTSNGQYVLPLQNLQTHPIFVTSGTDDSAANSVPNIQYQVIPQIQTADGQLSFSTSGVEGPTLTQDATGQIQVLPDGSQSLNVTSTASILNNNQNLISQTANVQQIQGVSVGSSTFNNQGQVVTNVPVGLPGNITFVPINSVDLDSLGLSGAQTIATGVTADGQLIMASQPVDGSETLAKSNDHLSQTLPVNDSNANPDIFVPTSSSQLHLSASEGGLLSQDSSLPSVATEQADSSLQEGFVQQNQEQNIQVSSAHPILQLQQVPVQTTNGQVVQSVAAGGQNLQNVQLINPGTFIIQAQTVTPSGQIQWQTFQVQGVQNLQNLQLPTTPPQQITLAPVQTLSLGSISAGQIPNLQTVTVNSVAQQEGGTDMLADIQIKEEPDSGDWLNTDSTLNTNDLSHLRGRLVDDEDQLGQEGKRLRRVACTCPNCKESGGRGSSMGKKKQHICHIVGCGKVYGKTSHLRAHLRWHSGERPFVCSWMFCGKRFTRSDELQRHRRTHTGEKKFVCPECSKRFMRSDHLAKHIKTHQNKKGVNSGSAMVASMESTGSSDSIITTAGGTTLILTNIQQGSNNAQDILANAEIPLQLVTTVAASEVME from the exons ATGACAAGTCACGCAATGACTG CCCCAGAACAGCCACTGAAACCAGATGATATGGCTGCCCTAGACATGGACGGCAGTCAGGGCAATTTTATGCAGCAGGAGGAGGGCAGGGGCAATCAG GACACTCAGCCATCACCCCTCGACCTGCTAGCAACGACCTGCACTAAGGTTGGGTCACCATCGTCAGAGGTGAACAGAGGTGCTGCCAAAGATGTG ACATCAGATCCGTCTTCGCAGCTCACAGAGACTGACAAATGGGAGGTGTTAACACCCACGACAACAGTAAAGGATGAGTCTGGAATAATACAGATCCAAAGTCAAGGAATATTGACATCAAATGGACAGTATGTTCTTCCCCTCCAAAACTTACAGACTCACCCAATCTTTGTGACGTCTGGAACGGACGACTCCGCTGCCAATTCAGTGCCTAACATTCAGTACCAAGTAATtcctcagattcagacagcaGATGGACAGCTGAGCTTCTCCACATCTGGTGTGGAAGGACCAACTCTGACTCAAGATGCCACGGGGCAGATTCAGGTCTTGCCTGACGGTAGCCAGAGTCTCAATGTGACATCAACTGCAAGCATCCTTAACAACAACCAGAACCTCATTTCACAGACTGCTAATGTCCAGCAGATCCAGGGGGTTTCAGTTGGCAGCTCCACTTTCAACAACCAGGGCCAGGTTGTTACTAATGTGCCTGTGGGGTTGCCTGGGAACATTACCTTTGTTCCTATCAACAGTGTGGACTTGGACTCCCTCGGCCTGTCGGGTGCTCAGACGATAGCAACAGGGGTCACTGCTGATGGCCAGTTGATAATGGCGAGTCAGCCTGTGGATGGCTCAGAGACTCTGGCCAAGTCAAATGATCACCTCTCACAGACACTACCGGTAAATGACTCAAATGCAAATCCGGACATATTTGTGCCAACGTCTTCCTCTCAGCTACATCTCTCAGCAAGTGAAGGTGGTCTGCTGTCACAAGACTCTTCGTTACCGTCAGTGGCTACAGAGCAAGCCGACTCAAGTCTTCAAGAAGGCTTCGTCCAGCAGAATCAGGAGCAGAATATTCAGGTGTCCTCAGCTCATCCCATCCTCCAGCTGCAGCAGGTGCCTGTTCAAACCACCAACGGTCAGGTGGTCCAGTCTGTGGCGGCAGGTGGACAAAATCTGCAAAACGTGCAACTGATAAACCCAGGAACCTTCATCATCCAAGCTCAGACCGTCACGCCATCGGGTCAGATACAGTGGCAGACCTTCCAGGTTCAGGGAGTGCAAAACCTTCAGAACCTCCAGCTGCCCACCACACCACCCCAGCAGATAACCCTGGCACCAGTCCAGACCCTGTCACTGGGCAGCATCAGCGCCGGACAGATTCCCAACCTACAGACGGTGACTGTCAACTCGGTGGCCCAAcaggaaggaggaacagataTGCTGGCAG ATATTCAGATCAAGGAAGAGCCAGATTCTGGAGACTGGCTGAACACAGACTCTACCTTGAACACAAATGATCTGTCCCACCTCCGTGGCAGGCTGGTGGATGACGAGGATCAGCTTGGCCAGGAGGGCAAGAGGCTGCGCAGAGTTGCATGCACATGCCCCAACTGCAAAGAGTCGGGTGGGAG AGGATCCAGCATGGGCAAGAAGAAGCAGCACATCTGTCACATAGTGGGCTGTGGGAAAGTGTATGGAAAGACATCCCACCTGCGAGCACACCTGCGCTGGCATTCGGGGGAGCGACCTTTTGtttgcagctggatgttctgtGGGAAAAGGTTCACACGCAGCGATGAGCTCCAGAGGCACAGGAGAACACACACAG GAGAGAAGAAGTTTGTCTGCCCAGAATGTTCCAAGCGCTTCATGCGGAGCGACCACCTGGCGAAGCACATTAAAACTCATCAGAATAAAAAAGGCGTGAACTCTGGCAGCGCCATGGTGGCCTCGATGGAATCCACGGGCTCCTCCGACAGCATCATCACCACGGCGGGCGGGACCACCCTCATCCTCACCAACATCCAGCAAGGCTCCAACAACGCCCAGGACATCCTGGCCAACGCAGAGATCCCTCTCCAGCTCGTCACCACGGTAGCAGCCAGCGAAGTCATGGAGTGA
- the sp3a gene encoding transcription factor Sp3a isoform X3 has protein sequence MTSHAMTAPEQPLKPDDMAALDMDGSQGNFMQQEEGRGNQTSDPSSQLTETDKWEVLTPTTTVKDESGIIQIQSQGILTSNGQYVLPLQNLQTHPIFVTSGTDDSAANSVPNIQYQVIPQIQTADGQLSFSTSGVEGPTLTQDATGQIQVLPDGSQSLNVTSTASILNNNQNLISQTANVQQIQGVSVGSSTFNNQGQVVTNVPVGLPGNITFVPINSVDLDSLGLSGAQTIATGVTADGQLIMASQPVDGSETLAKSNDHLSQTLPVNDSNANPDIFVPTSSSQLHLSASEGGLLSQDSSLPSVATEQADSSLQEGFVQQNQEQNIQVSSAHPILQLQQVPVQTTNGQVVQSVAAGGQNLQNVQLINPGTFIIQAQTVTPSGQIQWQTFQVQGVQNLQNLQLPTTPPQQITLAPVQTLSLGSISAGQIPNLQTVTVNSVAQQEGGTDMLADIQIKEEPDSGDWLNTDSTLNTNDLSHLRGRLVDDEDQLGQEGKRLRRVACTCPNCKESGGRGSSMGKKKQHICHIVGCGKVYGKTSHLRAHLRWHSGERPFVCSWMFCGKRFTRSDELQRHRRTHTGEKKFVCPECSKRFMRSDHLAKHIKTHQNKKGVNSGSAMVASMESTGSSDSIITTAGGTTLILTNIQQGSNNAQDILANAEIPLQLVTTVAASEVME, from the exons ATGACAAGTCACGCAATGACTG CCCCAGAACAGCCACTGAAACCAGATGATATGGCTGCCCTAGACATGGACGGCAGTCAGGGCAATTTTATGCAGCAGGAGGAGGGCAGGGGCAATCAG ACATCAGATCCGTCTTCGCAGCTCACAGAGACTGACAAATGGGAGGTGTTAACACCCACGACAACAGTAAAGGATGAGTCTGGAATAATACAGATCCAAAGTCAAGGAATATTGACATCAAATGGACAGTATGTTCTTCCCCTCCAAAACTTACAGACTCACCCAATCTTTGTGACGTCTGGAACGGACGACTCCGCTGCCAATTCAGTGCCTAACATTCAGTACCAAGTAATtcctcagattcagacagcaGATGGACAGCTGAGCTTCTCCACATCTGGTGTGGAAGGACCAACTCTGACTCAAGATGCCACGGGGCAGATTCAGGTCTTGCCTGACGGTAGCCAGAGTCTCAATGTGACATCAACTGCAAGCATCCTTAACAACAACCAGAACCTCATTTCACAGACTGCTAATGTCCAGCAGATCCAGGGGGTTTCAGTTGGCAGCTCCACTTTCAACAACCAGGGCCAGGTTGTTACTAATGTGCCTGTGGGGTTGCCTGGGAACATTACCTTTGTTCCTATCAACAGTGTGGACTTGGACTCCCTCGGCCTGTCGGGTGCTCAGACGATAGCAACAGGGGTCACTGCTGATGGCCAGTTGATAATGGCGAGTCAGCCTGTGGATGGCTCAGAGACTCTGGCCAAGTCAAATGATCACCTCTCACAGACACTACCGGTAAATGACTCAAATGCAAATCCGGACATATTTGTGCCAACGTCTTCCTCTCAGCTACATCTCTCAGCAAGTGAAGGTGGTCTGCTGTCACAAGACTCTTCGTTACCGTCAGTGGCTACAGAGCAAGCCGACTCAAGTCTTCAAGAAGGCTTCGTCCAGCAGAATCAGGAGCAGAATATTCAGGTGTCCTCAGCTCATCCCATCCTCCAGCTGCAGCAGGTGCCTGTTCAAACCACCAACGGTCAGGTGGTCCAGTCTGTGGCGGCAGGTGGACAAAATCTGCAAAACGTGCAACTGATAAACCCAGGAACCTTCATCATCCAAGCTCAGACCGTCACGCCATCGGGTCAGATACAGTGGCAGACCTTCCAGGTTCAGGGAGTGCAAAACCTTCAGAACCTCCAGCTGCCCACCACACCACCCCAGCAGATAACCCTGGCACCAGTCCAGACCCTGTCACTGGGCAGCATCAGCGCCGGACAGATTCCCAACCTACAGACGGTGACTGTCAACTCGGTGGCCCAAcaggaaggaggaacagataTGCTGGCAG ATATTCAGATCAAGGAAGAGCCAGATTCTGGAGACTGGCTGAACACAGACTCTACCTTGAACACAAATGATCTGTCCCACCTCCGTGGCAGGCTGGTGGATGACGAGGATCAGCTTGGCCAGGAGGGCAAGAGGCTGCGCAGAGTTGCATGCACATGCCCCAACTGCAAAGAGTCGGGTGGGAG AGGATCCAGCATGGGCAAGAAGAAGCAGCACATCTGTCACATAGTGGGCTGTGGGAAAGTGTATGGAAAGACATCCCACCTGCGAGCACACCTGCGCTGGCATTCGGGGGAGCGACCTTTTGtttgcagctggatgttctgtGGGAAAAGGTTCACACGCAGCGATGAGCTCCAGAGGCACAGGAGAACACACACAG GAGAGAAGAAGTTTGTCTGCCCAGAATGTTCCAAGCGCTTCATGCGGAGCGACCACCTGGCGAAGCACATTAAAACTCATCAGAATAAAAAAGGCGTGAACTCTGGCAGCGCCATGGTGGCCTCGATGGAATCCACGGGCTCCTCCGACAGCATCATCACCACGGCGGGCGGGACCACCCTCATCCTCACCAACATCCAGCAAGGCTCCAACAACGCCCAGGACATCCTGGCCAACGCAGAGATCCCTCTCCAGCTCGTCACCACGGTAGCAGCCAGCGAAGTCATGGAGTGA
- the sp3a gene encoding transcription factor Sp3a isoform X2, giving the protein MTSHAMTAPEQPLKPDDMAALDMDGSQGNFMQQEEGRGNQPSPLDLLATTCTKVGSPSSEVNRGAAKDVTSDPSSQLTETDKWEVLTPTTTVKDESGIIQIQSQGILTSNGQYVLPLQNLQTHPIFVTSGTDDSAANSVPNIQYQVIPQIQTADGQLSFSTSGVEGPTLTQDATGQIQVLPDGSQSLNVTSTASILNNNQNLISQTANVQQIQGVSVGSSTFNNQGQVVTNVPVGLPGNITFVPINSVDLDSLGLSGAQTIATGVTADGQLIMASQPVDGSETLAKSNDHLSQTLPVNDSNANPDIFVPTSSSQLHLSASEGGLLSQDSSLPSVATEQADSSLQEGFVQQNQEQNIQVSSAHPILQLQQVPVQTTNGQVVQSVAAGGQNLQNVQLINPGTFIIQAQTVTPSGQIQWQTFQVQGVQNLQNLQLPTTPPQQITLAPVQTLSLGSISAGQIPNLQTVTVNSVAQQEGGTDMLADIQIKEEPDSGDWLNTDSTLNTNDLSHLRGRLVDDEDQLGQEGKRLRRVACTCPNCKESGGRGSSMGKKKQHICHIVGCGKVYGKTSHLRAHLRWHSGERPFVCSWMFCGKRFTRSDELQRHRRTHTGEKKFVCPECSKRFMRSDHLAKHIKTHQNKKGVNSGSAMVASMESTGSSDSIITTAGGTTLILTNIQQGSNNAQDILANAEIPLQLVTTVAASEVME; this is encoded by the exons ATGACAAGTCACGCAATGACTG CCCCAGAACAGCCACTGAAACCAGATGATATGGCTGCCCTAGACATGGACGGCAGTCAGGGCAATTTTATGCAGCAGGAGGAGGGCAGGGGCAATCAG CCATCACCCCTCGACCTGCTAGCAACGACCTGCACTAAGGTTGGGTCACCATCGTCAGAGGTGAACAGAGGTGCTGCCAAAGATGTG ACATCAGATCCGTCTTCGCAGCTCACAGAGACTGACAAATGGGAGGTGTTAACACCCACGACAACAGTAAAGGATGAGTCTGGAATAATACAGATCCAAAGTCAAGGAATATTGACATCAAATGGACAGTATGTTCTTCCCCTCCAAAACTTACAGACTCACCCAATCTTTGTGACGTCTGGAACGGACGACTCCGCTGCCAATTCAGTGCCTAACATTCAGTACCAAGTAATtcctcagattcagacagcaGATGGACAGCTGAGCTTCTCCACATCTGGTGTGGAAGGACCAACTCTGACTCAAGATGCCACGGGGCAGATTCAGGTCTTGCCTGACGGTAGCCAGAGTCTCAATGTGACATCAACTGCAAGCATCCTTAACAACAACCAGAACCTCATTTCACAGACTGCTAATGTCCAGCAGATCCAGGGGGTTTCAGTTGGCAGCTCCACTTTCAACAACCAGGGCCAGGTTGTTACTAATGTGCCTGTGGGGTTGCCTGGGAACATTACCTTTGTTCCTATCAACAGTGTGGACTTGGACTCCCTCGGCCTGTCGGGTGCTCAGACGATAGCAACAGGGGTCACTGCTGATGGCCAGTTGATAATGGCGAGTCAGCCTGTGGATGGCTCAGAGACTCTGGCCAAGTCAAATGATCACCTCTCACAGACACTACCGGTAAATGACTCAAATGCAAATCCGGACATATTTGTGCCAACGTCTTCCTCTCAGCTACATCTCTCAGCAAGTGAAGGTGGTCTGCTGTCACAAGACTCTTCGTTACCGTCAGTGGCTACAGAGCAAGCCGACTCAAGTCTTCAAGAAGGCTTCGTCCAGCAGAATCAGGAGCAGAATATTCAGGTGTCCTCAGCTCATCCCATCCTCCAGCTGCAGCAGGTGCCTGTTCAAACCACCAACGGTCAGGTGGTCCAGTCTGTGGCGGCAGGTGGACAAAATCTGCAAAACGTGCAACTGATAAACCCAGGAACCTTCATCATCCAAGCTCAGACCGTCACGCCATCGGGTCAGATACAGTGGCAGACCTTCCAGGTTCAGGGAGTGCAAAACCTTCAGAACCTCCAGCTGCCCACCACACCACCCCAGCAGATAACCCTGGCACCAGTCCAGACCCTGTCACTGGGCAGCATCAGCGCCGGACAGATTCCCAACCTACAGACGGTGACTGTCAACTCGGTGGCCCAAcaggaaggaggaacagataTGCTGGCAG ATATTCAGATCAAGGAAGAGCCAGATTCTGGAGACTGGCTGAACACAGACTCTACCTTGAACACAAATGATCTGTCCCACCTCCGTGGCAGGCTGGTGGATGACGAGGATCAGCTTGGCCAGGAGGGCAAGAGGCTGCGCAGAGTTGCATGCACATGCCCCAACTGCAAAGAGTCGGGTGGGAG AGGATCCAGCATGGGCAAGAAGAAGCAGCACATCTGTCACATAGTGGGCTGTGGGAAAGTGTATGGAAAGACATCCCACCTGCGAGCACACCTGCGCTGGCATTCGGGGGAGCGACCTTTTGtttgcagctggatgttctgtGGGAAAAGGTTCACACGCAGCGATGAGCTCCAGAGGCACAGGAGAACACACACAG GAGAGAAGAAGTTTGTCTGCCCAGAATGTTCCAAGCGCTTCATGCGGAGCGACCACCTGGCGAAGCACATTAAAACTCATCAGAATAAAAAAGGCGTGAACTCTGGCAGCGCCATGGTGGCCTCGATGGAATCCACGGGCTCCTCCGACAGCATCATCACCACGGCGGGCGGGACCACCCTCATCCTCACCAACATCCAGCAAGGCTCCAACAACGCCCAGGACATCCTGGCCAACGCAGAGATCCCTCTCCAGCTCGTCACCACGGTAGCAGCCAGCGAAGTCATGGAGTGA